The Cyclobacteriaceae bacterium DNA segment AACCCAAGTCTTCCTCCGGTAATGGACATCAATAAAATCAAACAAACCTTACCGCATCGTTACCCTTTCCTGCTCATCGATAAAATCATTTACCTCGATACCGAAAGCGTAGCAGGTGTAAAGAATGTTACTGCCAACGAACCCTTTTTCCAGGGACACTTTCCCGGAAATCCGGTGATGCCCGGTGTGTTGCAAGTGGAAGCCATGGCACAGATTGGTGGCATATTGGTTATGAATACAGTGCCTGATCCGGAAAATTACTGGACGTACTTTTTAGGTATAGAAAATTTCAGATTCAGAAAGATGGTGTTGCCGGGCGATACGCTGGTGATTCAGTGCGACCTGTTGGCACCGATTAAACGTGGTATTGCTAAAATGTACGGCCGTGCATTTGTGGGCAATACATTAGTTTGTGAAGGAACCATGACGGCCAGTATCGTACGCAAAGACTCATGAGTTACCATCCCCTAGCCAACGTACATCCCGATGCCAAAATAGGCAAGGATGTGACCATTGAACCTTTTGCCACCATTGCCGCTGATGTGGTTATTGATGATGGCAGTTGGATTGGTCCAAACGCAGTAATCTTTGATGGCGCCCGTATTGGAAAAAATGTAAAGGTTTATCCGGGTGCTTCCATTTCGGCCATCCCACAAGACTTGAAGTTTGCGGGGGAAAAAACCGAAACCTTCATTGGTGATAACACGGTGATCCGCGAATGCGTAACCATCAGCCGTGGCACGCATGATAAATTCAAAACCGTTATTGGTAAGAATTGCCTGTTGATGGCGTATGTGCATGTAGCCCATGATTGCATCATTGGCAACAATTGCATATTGGTTAATACGGTTCAGGTGGCCGGGCATGTTACCATTGACGATTGGGCGATTATTGGTGGCGCAAGTGCCTTGCACCAGTTTGTTAAAGTGGGTGCGCATGTAATGATTTCAGGTGGATCATTGGTACGCAAAGATGTACCACCATACACTAAAGCTGCACGTGAACCTTTGGCGTATGCAGGAATAAATTCTGTTGGTTTAAGACGCAGGGGATTCTCGTCTGAAAAGATTGGTGAGATACAGGAGATTTACCGATACATTTTCATGAAGGGCATCAACAACACCAAAGCACTTGACATGATTGCTGAATCAGTTCCACAAAGTGAAGAACGGGATTACATCATCAACTTCATCCGATCTTCCGAGCGTGGCATCATGAAAGGTTATGGATTGGGGGACTGAAAGGCAGTAAGCGGTAGGCAAATTGCCTATTGATGATTGCCCACTATCTACTCTAATAAAATCACATGAGTAAACTTTCCATCTCCCCTAACAATCTAAGCAAACGCTACAACCGCGAGTGGATATTCCGTAACCTGAGCTATACATTCGAGCAAGGCAAAACCTACGCCATCACCGGACCGAATGGTTCGGGAAAATCAACGTTGCTTCAGGTACTGTGGGGGCAACTGCCCATGAGTGAAGGTACGCTCACCTACTCGCTTGATGGGCAACCGATAGAATCAGATGCCATCTTTAAATTGGTAAGCATAGCCACACCATACATGGAGTTGATTGATGAGTTTACGTTGAACGAACAGGTGGCCTTTCACTTTAAATCAAGACCCGTATTAAACAACTATTCTCATTCCGAAATTATTAGCCGCATGTACCTGGAACAGGCTGGAGATAAATACATCTCCAACTTCTCCTCAGGGATGAAACAACGTCTGAAACTTGGCCTTGCCTTTTTTACCGATACCCCTGCCTTGTTTCTGGATGAACCGGGTACCAATCTCGACCGGCAGGCATTTACATGGTACCTCGAAAATCTGGAGCAGGCGTGTGCAAACCGCCTGGTTTTTATAGCCTCCAACCAACCAGAAGAGTACCCGAAAGGGGCTGAAATAATCAATTTGAGTGACTATAAAGTCAATACGACCGAAAAGGCGGTTACAACCCCACAATAAAACCGATAAAACCCTGTTTATCCCTTATGCTTTTTAAAGCATAATTGGGGTTAAATTTGCAAATCCGGCCTTTTGGTTTGATTTTGTGGGTCAGAAAAATGAAATTCGTAATTCTAAACTATAAGCAATGATAAAAGTAGTGTCCCGATTAGCGTCTTTAATGATTGTGGCTGGCGCATTGGTGTTCCTTAGTAATTGTGGTGGGGATGATCCAAAGGATCCGGCACAAAAAGTTCAGCTGGAGAAGCTCTCAACAACGTGGAATATCGTAAGCGCCACCCTTGATGGTACAACCCGAACCGCTGACTTTACAGGATTTACACTTACTATTAGTGGAACATTCAATTCAAATGACCCGGATGGACCTTACAATTATTCAGTGAGTGGAACCCGTCCAACTCCGAGCCCTTGGCCAGCTAGTGGACAGTGGGAATTTGCAGTTCTTGGAACAGGTGATACAGGAACACTTTTGAGAAGCGATGGTGTTGATGTCACTTATTCGATCTCATCAAATAATCAACTAACCCTTTCTTTTGCGTGTGTAGAATGTGATTATGCAGGAAGTCGAGTGGAAGAAGTAATTGGTGACTGGGTTTTTGTGTTAGATTAAAAAATGCTCAACATAAAAAGAATAATAAGGCTCCACTCGGAGCCTTATTCATTTTAGCACCACCACCGTAATCCCATCCCCGCCCCGTTCCACATGCTCATCGGCAAAGGATGCCACCTGTTTGTATTGCTTCAGGTAATCGCGTATCACTTTGCGCAACACGCCTTCACCTTTTCCATGCAGGATTTTTACTTCGCCTTGCGCCAGTAAAACAGAGGTGTCCAAAAAAGCTTCCAACAAAGGAAGTACTTCATCAACCCGCTTACCGCGCACATCCAATTCAGACGAGTAGCCGGCTCGCTTTTCATGCAGACTAAGACCAATGGAACGCAACTTTTTTTCTACAGCCTTATCCGAACTGTTTTGATCCGCTCGTTCAAGTTTTGTTAACGCTACATTGGTTTTCAATTCGCCTAATTGAACCATAGCCGACTTTCCCTTCACCGAAAGTACCACACCACTTCCCTCTTGCCCGATTATGCGTACCCGATCACCGATTTTAAGCTCAACAGGTACTGTTGGTTTCTTCGGAACAACAGGGCCTGTAACTTTTTGCGAAATCTCCTTTAACTTCTCCCGCACTTTTTTGGTCTCGGTTTTTTGCGCCTGGTTCTCCCGGATGTGCCGGATGGTCTTTTCTATTTCACGGTTGGTTTGTGCCAGCAACTGTTGCGCCTCTTCTTTGGCTTTCGCCAGAATTACCTTCTTCTTCTCTTCCAGCTCACCGGATAACGTTTCATACTTTTTCAGCAACACGTTCAGTTCTTTATTCTTTTGCTCCAGTGACGCTGATTTTTTCATCAGCGCATTGCGCTCCTTTTCCAGGTCGCGCACCAAGGTTTCAAAGCCCACCAAATCACTACCAGCCAGTTCACGTGCGCTATTCAATACCTCGTTTGGCAAACCTGTTTTCTGTGCAATCTCCAGGGCAAAAGAACTTCCGGGTTTACCAATGTCGAGCAAATACATGGGCACCAGGTTCTTTTCATCGAAGCGCATGGCTGCGTTGCGGATGCCCGGGGTTTGTCCGGCAAATAATTTCAAATTATAGTAATGCGTAGTAGCCACACCCCACACATTCTTTTGCAGCAACTGCTGTAAAATAGATTGTGCAATGGCACCACCAAAGTTCGGATCGGTGCCGGATCCCAATTCATCCAGCAACACCAGTGAACGCGCATTGCCCGAACGAATAAACTGCGCCATATTTTTCAGGTGGCTGCTGTAGGTACTTAAATCGTTTTCAATTGATTGCTGATCGCCAATGTCTACAAAGATCTGCTCAAAAATTCCAGCTGTTGAATCAGGCGACATCGGAACAAGAAGGCCACACTGCAACATGTATTGCAACAAGCCCACGGTTTTCAGGCAAACTGATTTACCTCCCGCATTTGGTCCCGATACCAACAGAAACCGGTCGGCTTCGCTCAGGTTGATTTCCAACGGAATCAATTCGCGCTTACCTTTCAAACTCAGCTGTAACAACGGATGCCGGGCTCTCATCCACTTCAATGCCGGAACAGGTTGAACGATTGGCATATTGGCTTGTAACTCCTGAGCCATTCGCGCCTTGGCACGAATAAAATCAACCTGCCCTAAAAAGTTATAGGCCTGTACCAGTTGATCTAATTCTGCCCGCAAAACGGTTGTTAATTCTTTCAGCAAACGAATCACTTCACGCTTCTCGGCATGTTCCAGGTCGCGCATTTCATTATTCGCCTCAAGCGCTTCCGCGGGTTCCATAAAAACGGTTTGCCCGGTTGCTGACTCATCGTGAATAAATCCTTTTACCCTTCGCTTGTGTTCTGCCAAAATCGGAATCACCAAGCGTCCACCACGAATGGTGGGTAGCGCCCCTTCCGGTATCCATTGCTCCTGTATCGCATGCCGGTAAACCTGATCGATGATTTTGCGCAGCCTGCTTTGTTCTTCACGAATTTTTCTGCGTATGCGGCCTAACTCAGTACTGGCCGAATCGCGAACCTGTGCATGGTCATCAATTATGCTCAGTATCTGTTTAACAAGTTGCGCGGAAATACCTACAGGCTCCGAAAGTCTGAAAAGTGTTGGGCACAACGCCTGGTTCTTTACAAAATAATCCCGGCAGGAAATAATGGTTTGCAACGACCAGGCTATCTTTAAAAAATCAGACTCATCAATGTAATTTCCTTCCAATGCAATGCGGCTGAGTAAATCCGTAGGATCAAAAAAATGGTTGGATGGAAACGTATCACCCCGCTCGAAAATCTGTTTGAACTCGGTGGTCTGTTGAAGCCATTCCAAAACCCGTGTGGGTTCATTTAAAAAGATCATTCTATCCACCTCGGCAGTACCGAGTGTAGAAAGGCAATGCGTTTTTAACCGGGTACGGATTTGATCGAAACCGATCTTTACTTCAACATCACTCTGACTGAACATTTTTAGGAATCTCGTGTGGCCTTCCCTGCTCTTCCAGGCCGAGGGAATCTACCAATGCGGTGTAAATATATTCCAATTGTTTGGGGTGAGCCATGTAGTACTGCATGGAAACCCTGAAAAGGGAATCTGACACTCCAGCCTGTTCATAAACCTTGCTTTTTACATAAGGCAGCAACTTTCCCATGGAATCGTAGGGTATTGCCACCTGGTTTAGCCGCTCTTCTGACAGGTACATATGACGCAACACCTCCACCATTTGTGGTTCAGTTAGAATACCGTCTGGCCGCTTGTCGTCCTTACAGCTTAAAAGCATGGGTACAACCAAAAGCCACATCGGGATGTGTGTCCATTTAAAGCAAAATTTGGCCTGACGTATGAGCATGACGGGCAAAGTAGTCACATTTAGCTATTTTTGAAACTCAAAAATCGCACCAGCGTAACCCTTAAACGTGAAGACGCTTCTAAAAAAGTTACGGAAATACGAAATACAGATACGCAAGGCTATTAATAGCCAGATGCAGGGCGATTTCCGGTCGGTGTTCAAGGGCACTGGGCTGGAGTTTGATGACGTACGCCCCTATCAATATGGGGATGACATCCGCACCATCGACTGGAATGTATCGGCCAAAGGGCACGGAACGTTTGTCAAAACCTTTCGGGAAGAAAAGGAACAAACGGTATTCTTTATTCTGGATGTGAG contains these protein-coding regions:
- the lpxA gene encoding acyl-ACP--UDP-N-acetylglucosamine O-acyltransferase yields the protein MSYHPLANVHPDAKIGKDVTIEPFATIAADVVIDDGSWIGPNAVIFDGARIGKNVKVYPGASISAIPQDLKFAGEKTETFIGDNTVIRECVTISRGTHDKFKTVIGKNCLLMAYVHVAHDCIIGNNCILVNTVQVAGHVTIDDWAIIGGASALHQFVKVGAHVMISGGSLVRKDVPPYTKAAREPLAYAGINSVGLRRRGFSSEKIGEIQEIYRYIFMKGINNTKALDMIAESVPQSEERDYIINFIRSSERGIMKGYGLGD
- a CDS encoding ATP-binding cassette domain-containing protein, whose product is MSKLSISPNNLSKRYNREWIFRNLSYTFEQGKTYAITGPNGSGKSTLLQVLWGQLPMSEGTLTYSLDGQPIESDAIFKLVSIATPYMELIDEFTLNEQVAFHFKSRPVLNNYSHSEIISRMYLEQAGDKYISNFSSGMKQRLKLGLAFFTDTPALFLDEPGTNLDRQAFTWYLENLEQACANRLVFIASNQPEEYPKGAEIINLSDYKVNTTEKAVTTPQ
- a CDS encoding DUF4296 domain-containing protein codes for the protein MLIRQAKFCFKWTHIPMWLLVVPMLLSCKDDKRPDGILTEPQMVEVLRHMYLSEERLNQVAIPYDSMGKLLPYVKSKVYEQAGVSDSLFRVSMQYYMAHPKQLEYIYTALVDSLGLEEQGRPHEIPKNVQSE
- a CDS encoding endonuclease MutS2, whose translation is MFSQSDVEVKIGFDQIRTRLKTHCLSTLGTAEVDRMIFLNEPTRVLEWLQQTTEFKQIFERGDTFPSNHFFDPTDLLSRIALEGNYIDESDFLKIAWSLQTIISCRDYFVKNQALCPTLFRLSEPVGISAQLVKQILSIIDDHAQVRDSASTELGRIRRKIREEQSRLRKIIDQVYRHAIQEQWIPEGALPTIRGGRLVIPILAEHKRRVKGFIHDESATGQTVFMEPAEALEANNEMRDLEHAEKREVIRLLKELTTVLRAELDQLVQAYNFLGQVDFIRAKARMAQELQANMPIVQPVPALKWMRARHPLLQLSLKGKRELIPLEINLSEADRFLLVSGPNAGGKSVCLKTVGLLQYMLQCGLLVPMSPDSTAGIFEQIFVDIGDQQSIENDLSTYSSHLKNMAQFIRSGNARSLVLLDELGSGTDPNFGGAIAQSILQQLLQKNVWGVATTHYYNLKLFAGQTPGIRNAAMRFDEKNLVPMYLLDIGKPGSSFALEIAQKTGLPNEVLNSARELAGSDLVGFETLVRDLEKERNALMKKSASLEQKNKELNVLLKKYETLSGELEEKKKVILAKAKEEAQQLLAQTNREIEKTIRHIRENQAQKTETKKVREKLKEISQKVTGPVVPKKPTVPVELKIGDRVRIIGQEGSGVVLSVKGKSAMVQLGELKTNVALTKLERADQNSSDKAVEKKLRSIGLSLHEKRAGYSSELDVRGKRVDEVLPLLEAFLDTSVLLAQGEVKILHGKGEGVLRKVIRDYLKQYKQVASFADEHVERGGDGITVVVLK